Proteins encoded in a region of the Osmerus mordax isolate fOsmMor3 chromosome 17, fOsmMor3.pri, whole genome shotgun sequence genome:
- the LOC136960181 gene encoding protein mono-ADP-ribosyltransferase PARP11-like: MWSVKKESFPGVECMDTTEIPWQWFYLADCGRWHKFEEDQAISLTSQDTERHYLRDSKGVLQISASRGCTRVDFSTMLQTDVPTGRQRRIKRSCSTNTNPGCSCFTSPPVFWETADPTLPYQVFPLNKDTPEYKTVADYVENDGLLKRHIQSICRIQNSDLWEFYCRKKIQLARIQGAADVKEKRLFHGTSVDNIHTICTYNFDCRLAGTTAHVYGKGTYFAKYASYANKYSPWNLKPWTVFGRAPKDFLCERTKVIFLARVIVGKMTTGKQHYSKPDHKSATNYHESCVDDIQNPQIFVIFDSNQIYPEYLIQYY; encoded by the exons atgtggagtgtTAAAAAAGAAAGTTTCCCAGGTGTGGAGTGCATGGATACAACCGAGATTCCATGGCAGTGGTTTTACCTGGCTGATTGTGGAAGGTGGCATAAGTTTGAG GAAGACCAGGCGatatccctgaccagccaggaTACTGAGAGGCATTACTTGAGAGACTCAAAGGGAGTTCTTCAGATATCCGCAAGCAGAGGATGCACCAGGGTGGATTTCTCAA CGATGCTACAAACTGATGTGCCAACAGGAAGGCAAAGACGAATCAAAAGATCCTGCAGTACAAACACAAATCCAGG GTGTAGTTGTTTTACCTCTCCGCCAGTGTTCTGGGAAACGGCAGATCCCACACTTCCTTACCAG GTCTTCCCTCTGAACAAAGACACACCGGAGTATAAAACAGTGGCAGACTATGTGGAGAATGACGGGTTGCTGAAGAGACATATTCAATCAATCTGTAGAATTCAGAACTCGGATCTCTGGGAATTCTACTGTAG GAAGAAGATACAATTGGCTCGAATTCAAGGAGCTGCAGACGTTAAGGAAAAAAGATTGTTTCATGGAACCAGTGTCgacaacatacacacaatttGCACTTACAACTTTGACTGCAGGTTAGCTGGAACCACTGCTCATGTTTACGGCAAAG GAACATACTTTGCAAAATATGCATCGTATGCTAATAAGTACAGCCCGTGGAACCTGAAGCCATGGACTGTCTTTGGTCGTGCACCCAAAGACTTCTTGTGTGAGCGGACCAAAGTAATTTTCCTAGCTCGAGTTATCGTGGGGAAGATGACTACTGGAAAACAACATTACTCCAAGCCAGATCACAAAAGTGCAACAAACTACCATGAAAGCTGTGTAGACGACATACAAAATCCCCAAATCTTTGTTATCTTTGACTCCAATCAGATATACCCAGAGTACTTGATTCAGTACTACTAG
- the LOC136959982 gene encoding protein mono-ADP-ribosyltransferase PARP11-like isoform X2: MFAIRTPEEECSSEVEEMDTSEPNWCWFYLAECGVWHMFEIDPSAACSVTSDQIEQHYSRNQHGVMEFYTAKYTYRLDFSVMKQINVTTGKQRPIKRSLHSATGFRFICDNLALPVPCHWERINTDDPYQLVQLSRDTYEFKEVARLYERTMGHPIKTIQRIQNLDLWEFFCRKKAQLRKVKRAQDIEERMLFHGTGHSNVPAICTYNFDWRLTGSHGDVYGKGSYFARDAKYSSKFCLTTGKHNFALQKHGLAPPIFASEPPYKTMFLARVLVGEYTLGHPLYCRPPSKDASYTNFFDSCVDDVANPKIYVIFDSNQIYPEYLIEFY, from the exons ATGTTTGCCATAAGGACACCAGAGGAGGAATGCTCatcggaggtggaggagatggacacTTCAGAGCCTAATTGGTGCTGGTTTTACCTGGCAGAGTGTGGAGTCTGGCATATGTTTGAG ATTGACCCAAGTGCTGCATGCTCAGTGACCAGTGATCAGATTGAACAGCACTACAGCCGGAATCAACATGGTGTCATGGAGTTCTATACTGCCAAGTACACCTACCGGCTAGACTTTTCAG TTATGAAACAGATAAATGTGACAACCGGGAAACAGCGGCCAATCAAGCGGTCCCTTCACTCTGCAACTGGCTTCAG GTTTATTTGTGACAATCTGGCCCTGCCAGTTCCCTGCCACTGGGAAAGGATAAACACAGATGATCCCTATCAG CTTGTCCAGTTAAGCAGAGATACTTACGAGTTCAAGGAGGTCGCCAGGTTGTATGAGAGAACCATGGGACACCCAATCAAAACcattcagaggattcagaacctGGACCTGTGGGAGTTTTTCTGCAG GAAAAAAGCACAGTTGCGAAAGGTAAAGCGAGCGCAGGACATCGAGGAGAGGATGTTGTTTCACGGCACAGGCCACAGCAATGTTCCTGCTATTTGTACATACAACTTTGACTGGAGGCTTACTGGTAGCCATGGAGATGTCTATGGGAAAG GAAGCTATTTTGCCAGAGATGCCAAATACTCCAGTAAATTCTGCCTTACAACAGGAAAACACAACTTTGCTCTGCAGAAGCACGGTCTAGCGCCGCCGATATTTGCCAGCGAGCCTCCTTACAAGACCATGTTCCTGGCAAGGGTGTTGGTCGGAGAATACACACTGGGCCACCCATTGTACTGTAGACCTCCTTCAAAGGATGCGAGCTATACCAACTTCTTTGATAGCTGCGTGGACGATGTAGCCAATCCAAAGATTTACGTTATCTTTGACAGCAACCAGATTTACCCGGAATATCTCATTGAGTTCTACTGA
- the LOC136959982 gene encoding protein mono-ADP-ribosyltransferase PARP11-like isoform X1 yields MFAIRTPEEECSSEVEEMDTSEPNWCWFYLAECGVWHMFEIDPSAACSVTSDQIEQHYSRNQHGVMEFYTAKYTYRLDFSVMKQINVTTGKQRPIKRSLHSATGFRFICDNLALPVPCHWERINTDDPYQLVQLSRDTYEFKEVARLYERTMGHPIKTIQRIQNLDLWEFFCRKKAQLRKVKRAQDIEERMLFHGTGHSNVPAICTYNFDWRLTGSHGDVYGKGRSHLCCDMYAAMRYPKSLFLILCLGSYFARDAKYSSKFCLTTGKHNFALQKHGLAPPIFASEPPYKTMFLARVLVGEYTLGHPLYCRPPSKDASYTNFFDSCVDDVANPKIYVIFDSNQIYPEYLIEFY; encoded by the exons ATGTTTGCCATAAGGACACCAGAGGAGGAATGCTCatcggaggtggaggagatggacacTTCAGAGCCTAATTGGTGCTGGTTTTACCTGGCAGAGTGTGGAGTCTGGCATATGTTTGAG ATTGACCCAAGTGCTGCATGCTCAGTGACCAGTGATCAGATTGAACAGCACTACAGCCGGAATCAACATGGTGTCATGGAGTTCTATACTGCCAAGTACACCTACCGGCTAGACTTTTCAG TTATGAAACAGATAAATGTGACAACCGGGAAACAGCGGCCAATCAAGCGGTCCCTTCACTCTGCAACTGGCTTCAG GTTTATTTGTGACAATCTGGCCCTGCCAGTTCCCTGCCACTGGGAAAGGATAAACACAGATGATCCCTATCAG CTTGTCCAGTTAAGCAGAGATACTTACGAGTTCAAGGAGGTCGCCAGGTTGTATGAGAGAACCATGGGACACCCAATCAAAACcattcagaggattcagaacctGGACCTGTGGGAGTTTTTCTGCAG GAAAAAAGCACAGTTGCGAAAGGTAAAGCGAGCGCAGGACATCGAGGAGAGGATGTTGTTTCACGGCACAGGCCACAGCAATGTTCCTGCTATTTGTACATACAACTTTGACTGGAGGCTTACTGGTAGCCATGGAGATGTCTATGGGAAAGGTAGGTCCCACTTGTGCTGTGACATGTATGCGGCTATGAGATACCCTAAATCGCTCTTTCTTATTCTTTGTTTAGGAAGCTATTTTGCCAGAGATGCCAAATACTCCAGTAAATTCTGCCTTACAACAGGAAAACACAACTTTGCTCTGCAGAAGCACGGTCTAGCGCCGCCGATATTTGCCAGCGAGCCTCCTTACAAGACCATGTTCCTGGCAAGGGTGTTGGTCGGAGAATACACACTGGGCCACCCATTGTACTGTAGACCTCCTTCAAAGGATGCGAGCTATACCAACTTCTTTGATAGCTGCGTGGACGATGTAGCCAATCCAAAGATTTACGTTATCTTTGACAGCAACCAGATTTACCCGGAATATCTCATTGAGTTCTACTGA
- the LOC136959980 gene encoding sodium- and chloride-dependent betaine transporter-like, which produces MKEASDEGTAPGGPVDSEAQGERPQAGVLQREKWANKTEFLLSMAGEIIGLGNVWRFPYLCYKNGGGVFFIPYFIFLLFCGIPVFFLETALGQYTSEGGVTAWRKIFPMFEGVGVASQVIVMYLNIYYILILAWGLFYLFNSFRNPLPWTTCNNYWNTDMCHNRIGSFANPHLFSQNSSWSFLNNESSYLDYENYTDESANKVTSPEEEYWKYRVIRQTGDMSFTPNWDIALCLLLAWVLCYFCIWKGIKSTGKVVYFTATFPYLMLLILLLRGVTLPGASEGLKYYLMPNLSKITDPGVWCDAGTQVFFSYAVCQGVLTALGSYNKYNNDCYKDCIALCILNSGTSIFAGLAVFSILGFMAHELGVDIADIIEAGPGLAFIVYPRALALLPGAQFWSVLFFLMILFLGLDSQFVCVESLATAITDLFPERLRKPYRREILVLVIAVVCFLLGLTLVSEGGMVLFRLIDFYGPSGTSLLFIACMETTVIAWFYGADRFYDNIQDMIGYKPFPVLKYCWLFVTPFICGVTLLYDLKTITPIKYISDYQLEPWARVMSAFLVITPLLCIPVYILVSVFKNPSGMTIPSSDLRQAKPHSPRLSLCKRVILTGQQKASTADGNMMDVTGIDIYKE; this is translated from the exons ATGAAAGAGGCATCGGATGAGGGGACTGCTCCAGGGGGACCAGTTGACTCCgaggcccagggagagagaccccaAGCTGGGgttctgcagagagagaagtgggccAACAAGACTGAGTTCTTACTCTCCATGGCTGGGGAGATCATTGGTCTGGGAAACGTGTGGCGCTTCCCCTACCTCTGCTACAAGAATGGAGGGG GCGTTTTCTTCATCCCCTACTTCATATTCCTCTTATTCTGTGGTATCCCTGTGTTCTTCCTGGAGACCGCGTTGGGCCAGTACACCAGTGAGGGTGGAGTCACTGCCTGGAGAAAGATATTCCCCATGTTCGAGG GAGTGGGCGTGGCATCACAGGTGATTGTGATGTACCTGAACATCTACTACATCCTGATTTTAGCCTGGGGTCTCTTTTACCTGTTCAACTCATTCAGAAACCCACTTCCATGGACCACCTGTAATAATTACTGGAACACAG ataTGTGCCACAACCGAATTGGTTCTTTTGCAAACCCACACCTATTCAGCCAGAATTCCAGTTGGTCATTCCTGAACAACGAATCTAGTTATTTGGACTATGAAAACTACACAGA TGAGAGCGCAAATAAAGTAACCTCTCCTGAAGAAGAGTATTGGAA gTATCGGGtcatcagacagacaggggacatGTCCTTCACTCCTAACTGGGACATAGCTCTCTGCCTGCTGTTGGCCTGGGTGCTCTGCTACTTCTGCATCTGGAAAGGAATCAAATCCACAGGAAAG GTGGTGTACTTCACAGCGACGTTCCCCTACCTCATGctactcatcctcctcctccgaggTGTGACCCTGCCTGGAGCCTCAGAAGGGCTGAAATACTACCTCATGCCTAACCTCAGCAAGATCACCGACCCTGGC gTGTGGTGTGATGCAGGGACACAAGTCTTCTTCTCCTATGCTGTGTGTCAGGGCGTTCTCACTGCCCTGGGCAGTTACAACAAATACAACAATGATTGCTACAA AGATTGCATAGCGCTCTGCATTTTAAACAGCGGTACCAGTATCTTTGCTGGTTTAGCTGTCTTCTCTATATTGGGATTCATGGCTCATGAACTCGGTGTAGATATAGCAGACATTATTGAAGCTG GTCCTGGATTGGCCTTCATTGTGTATCCCCGAGCTCTTGCTCTGCTGCCCGGCGCTCAGTTCTGGAGCGTCCTGTTCTTTCTCATGATCCTGTTCCTCGGCCTGGACAGCCAG tttgtgtgtgtggagagtttgGCCACAGCCATCACTGACCTGTTCCCTGAAAGACTGCGTAAGCCGTACAGGAGAGAGATCCTGGTTCTGGTCATCGCTGTGGTCTGCTTTCTGCTGGGCCTGACTCTGGTTTCAGAG ggagggATGGTTCTCTTTCGGCTGATTGACTTCTACGGCCCCAGTGGAACCAGCCTGCTCTTCATCGCCTGCATGGAGACCACGGTCATCGCCTGGTTCTATG GTGCTGACCGTTTCTATGACAACATCCAGGACATGATAGGCTACAAGCCGTTTCCTGTTCTGAAGTACTGTTGGCTGTTTGTCACGCCCTTCATCTGTGGG GTCACCCTCCTGTACGACCTGAAAACCATCACCCCAATCAAGTACATCTCAGACTACCAGTTAGAGCCCTGGGCCCGGGTCATGTCTGCTTTCCTGGTCATCACCCCGCTACTGTGCATCCCTGTCTACATCCTGGTGTCTGTGTTCAAG AATCCTTCCGGGATGACCATTCCATCCAGTGACCTCCGGCAAGCCAAACCTCACAGCCCTAGACTGAGTCTGTGTAAACGTGTCATCTTAACGGGACAGCAGAAGGCCTCCACAGCAGACGGAAACATGATGGACGTCACtggcatagatatatataaagagtag